The following proteins are co-located in the Streptomyces sp. DT2A-34 genome:
- a CDS encoding VanZ family protein produces the protein MNHDASLSVPPRRARRVVFLGLAILGVASAVFVVRGPLMMSAPRCMAGRWHGCFDTFNGVVLMTLVALPLAALVVWALAGRRRAAGVMSAWRMSLAEVGMAHGTVPFLWMTLMPGAGAGIVPARVSLVPLRDLVTMGPLGIVGNLLVFAALGFFAPMRCAALASVPRILALGAGCSLLVETAQYVLRLDRVSSVDDVLVNATGAVLAALASRRWWRTEAQAPSDQPRPAPAPTSAG, from the coding sequence ATGAATCACGACGCATCCCTGTCAGTACCGCCCCGCCGCGCGCGCAGGGTCGTGTTCCTCGGCCTGGCGATCCTCGGCGTGGCGAGCGCCGTGTTCGTCGTGCGGGGGCCGCTCATGATGTCCGCTCCGAGGTGCATGGCCGGGCGGTGGCACGGCTGCTTCGACACGTTCAACGGCGTGGTGCTCATGACGTTGGTCGCGCTGCCGTTGGCCGCGCTGGTGGTGTGGGCTCTGGCGGGGCGTCGGCGTGCCGCCGGCGTCATGTCGGCGTGGCGGATGTCGCTGGCCGAGGTGGGCATGGCGCACGGGACGGTGCCGTTCCTGTGGATGACCCTGATGCCGGGCGCCGGGGCCGGCATCGTGCCCGCCCGGGTGAGCCTGGTACCGCTGCGGGACCTGGTCACGATGGGGCCGCTCGGGATCGTCGGCAACCTGCTGGTCTTCGCGGCGCTGGGGTTCTTCGCCCCGATGCGGTGCGCGGCGCTGGCGTCCGTGCCGCGGATCCTGGCGCTCGGGGCGGGCTGTTCGCTCCTGGTCGAAACAGCACAGTACGTCCTGCGGCTGGACCGGGTGTCCTCCGTGGACGACGTACTGGTCAACGCCACCGGCGCCGTGCTGGCAGCGCTGGCCTCGCGCCGCTGGTGGCGCACGGAGGCGCAAGCGCCGTCGGACCAGCCTCGTCCCGCGCCGGCGCCGACATCGGCAGGCTGA
- a CDS encoding HAMP domain-containing sensor histidine kinase, with protein MRRRPGLSARLKLTLSYAGFLAVAGALLLAVVWGFLLRYVPDNSQGLLGISPNRYLLGRTFFPAAAVAMAFLLVFGLVGGWLLAGRMLAPLTRITAAARMAGNGSLSHRIRMEAREDEFRELADTFDTMLEQLESHVAEQQRFAANASHELRTPLAISQTLLDVARKDPTRDPGELIARLQAVNTRAIDLTEALLLLSRSDRGNFSRESVDLSLVAEEAAETLLPLAEQRGITLDVTGAATRTSGSAELLPRMVTNLVQNAIVHNLPAGGTVTVHTEAQGCASVLRVENTGHPLPPELVPTLTEPFRRGTERVRTDEHAGVGLGLAIVHSIVRAHDGTLDLVPRPAGGLLVTVRLPGTP; from the coding sequence ATGCGTAGACGCCCAGGGCTCAGCGCCCGACTGAAACTGACCCTCAGCTACGCCGGGTTCCTCGCCGTCGCCGGCGCTCTCCTGCTGGCCGTGGTGTGGGGGTTCCTGCTGCGCTACGTACCCGACAACTCCCAGGGCCTCCTCGGGATCTCGCCCAACCGCTACCTCCTTGGGCGCACCTTCTTCCCCGCCGCGGCCGTGGCGATGGCCTTCCTGCTCGTGTTCGGCCTCGTCGGGGGATGGCTCCTCGCCGGCCGGATGCTCGCCCCGCTCACACGGATCACGGCCGCGGCACGGATGGCCGGGAACGGCTCGCTGTCCCACCGGATCCGCATGGAAGCCCGCGAGGACGAGTTCCGTGAACTCGCCGACACGTTCGACACCATGCTCGAACAACTCGAGTCGCACGTCGCCGAGCAGCAGAGGTTCGCCGCGAACGCCTCCCACGAACTGCGCACCCCGCTGGCCATCTCGCAGACGCTGCTCGACGTCGCCCGCAAGGACCCCACGCGGGACCCGGGGGAACTCATCGCACGCCTGCAGGCTGTCAATACGCGCGCGATCGACCTCACCGAGGCCCTCCTGCTGCTCAGCCGCAGCGACCGCGGGAACTTCAGCCGCGAGAGCGTCGACCTCTCCCTCGTCGCCGAAGAGGCCGCCGAAACCCTGCTCCCCCTCGCCGAACAGCGCGGCATCACGCTCGACGTCACCGGCGCGGCGACACGGACCAGCGGCTCCGCGGAGCTCCTGCCGCGGATGGTGACGAACCTCGTCCAGAACGCCATCGTCCACAACCTCCCCGCCGGCGGCACCGTGACGGTCCACACCGAAGCGCAGGGCTGCGCGAGCGTGCTGCGGGTCGAGAACACGGGCCATCCGCTCCCACCCGAACTGGTGCCGACCCTCACCGAACCCTTCCGGCGCGGAACGGAACGCGTACGCACCGACGAGCACGCCGGCGTCGGCCTCGGCCTGGCCATCGTGCACAGCATCGTCCGCGCCCATGACGGGACCCTCGACCTCGTCCCCCGCCCCGCCGGCGGTCTCCTCGTCACGGTCCGGCTTCCCGGCACGCCGTAG
- a CDS encoding alpha-glucuronidase, translated as MQGVDPAWLPDEAFRPIGTRRTLIRGSGPLVDTVHGEVAQACERFGGSVSREPGLYDLVFELTGDDGYEGFTYECGDGCTTVTASGARGLLYGFFHVVRLGEAAFVREVQREEHRPEWALRMLDHWDNVAVHPVMGQVERGYAGGSLFWDDGRARGELERVRAYGRLLAACGINALAVNNVNVHATEARLLTDRLGEVADIAGALRPYGIRTHLSVNFAAPVLLGGLPTADPLDESVRAWWAETTARVYEAIPDFGGFVVKADSEGRPGPFAYERSHADGANMLAAALAPHGGTVHWRAFVYNHRQDWRDRTTDRARAAYDHFVPLDGEFADNAVLQVKHGPMDFQVREPVSPLIGAMPRTRLAVELQATQEYTGQQRHVCWLGPMWSEVLRFQVDGVSCVGELARGGLVAVSNVGDDPFWTGHPLAQANLYAFGRLAWQPDADPGGILDEWIRLTFGAEPAAGLHAIMDGSWRTYEKYTAPLGVGFMVQPGHHYGPSVDGYEYSPWGTYHFADRDGVGVDRSCATGTGYAGQYAKPWAEVYESPETCPDELLLFFHHVSYGHILHSGKTVIQHIYDTHFEGVEEVEAAGAVWASLAGSVDPARHARGTERLEEQLRSAREWRDQVNSYFFRKSGVPDAHGRRIH; from the coding sequence ATGCAGGGTGTCGATCCGGCCTGGCTGCCGGACGAGGCGTTCCGGCCGATCGGCACCCGGCGGACGCTGATCCGTGGTTCGGGTCCGCTGGTGGACACGGTGCACGGTGAGGTGGCGCAGGCCTGCGAGCGGTTCGGGGGCAGCGTCTCGCGTGAACCCGGCTTGTATGACCTGGTGTTCGAACTGACCGGTGACGACGGCTACGAGGGGTTCACGTACGAGTGCGGTGACGGCTGTACGACCGTCACCGCGTCCGGCGCGCGCGGGCTGCTGTACGGCTTCTTCCACGTCGTCCGGCTCGGGGAGGCCGCCTTCGTTCGTGAGGTACAACGGGAGGAGCACCGGCCCGAGTGGGCCCTGCGCATGCTCGACCACTGGGACAACGTGGCCGTGCACCCGGTCATGGGCCAGGTGGAGCGCGGATACGCCGGCGGGTCGCTGTTCTGGGATGACGGTCGGGCGCGCGGGGAGTTGGAACGGGTGCGGGCGTACGGCAGGCTGCTTGCGGCCTGCGGGATCAATGCCCTGGCCGTGAACAACGTCAACGTGCACGCGACCGAGGCGCGTCTGCTGACCGACCGGCTCGGTGAAGTGGCCGACATCGCGGGTGCGTTGCGGCCGTACGGCATCCGGACGCATCTTTCGGTCAACTTCGCCGCGCCCGTCCTGCTGGGCGGGCTGCCGACGGCCGATCCGCTCGACGAGTCGGTGCGGGCGTGGTGGGCCGAGACGACCGCGCGGGTGTATGAGGCGATCCCCGACTTCGGCGGGTTCGTGGTCAAGGCGGACTCGGAAGGCCGGCCCGGCCCCTTCGCGTACGAGCGCAGTCATGCGGACGGCGCGAACATGCTCGCCGCCGCGCTCGCGCCGCACGGCGGTACGGTCCACTGGCGGGCGTTCGTCTACAACCACCGGCAGGACTGGCGGGACCGGACGACGGACCGGGCGCGGGCCGCGTACGACCATTTCGTGCCGCTGGACGGCGAGTTCGCCGACAACGCCGTCCTCCAGGTGAAGCACGGGCCGATGGACTTCCAGGTGCGCGAGCCGGTCTCGCCGCTGATCGGCGCGATGCCGCGCACCCGGCTGGCGGTGGAGTTGCAGGCCACGCAGGAGTACACCGGGCAGCAGCGGCATGTGTGCTGGCTGGGGCCGATGTGGAGCGAGGTGCTGCGGTTCCAGGTCGACGGGGTGTCCTGTGTCGGGGAGTTGGCGCGAGGCGGCCTCGTCGCCGTGTCCAACGTCGGCGACGACCCGTTCTGGACGGGCCATCCGCTGGCGCAGGCGAACCTGTATGCCTTCGGGCGGCTGGCCTGGCAGCCGGACGCGGATCCGGGCGGGATCCTCGACGAGTGGATCCGGCTCACCTTCGGGGCGGAACCCGCGGCGGGGTTGCACGCGATCATGGACGGTTCGTGGCGGACGTACGAGAAGTACACCGCGCCGCTCGGGGTGGGCTTCATGGTGCAGCCGGGGCACCACTACGGGCCGAGCGTGGACGGGTACGAGTACAGCCCTTGGGGGACGTATCACTTCGCCGATCGGGACGGAGTGGGGGTGGACCGCAGCTGCGCCACCGGTACGGGGTACGCGGGGCAGTACGCCAAGCCGTGGGCCGAGGTGTACGAGTCACCGGAGACCTGTCCGGACGAGCTGCTGCTGTTCTTCCACCACGTGTCGTACGGGCACATACTGCACAGCGGCAAGACGGTGATCCAGCACATATATGACACGCACTTCGAGGGCGTCGAGGAGGTGGAGGCGGCCGGCGCGGTGTGGGCCTCGCTGGCCGGCTCCGTGGACCCGGCTCGCCACGCGCGGGGGACGGAGCGGCTGGAGGAACAGCTCCGCAGTGCTCGCGAGTGGCGGGATCAGGTCAACAGCTACTTCTTCCGGAAGTCGGGTGTGCCCGACGCACATGGACGGCGCATCCACTGA
- a CDS encoding GH92 family glycosyl hydrolase: MQQRARHRWGKAVVSAAAFCLAVGSQGAAVALPQAPATADREFASSFEAGDPAPDWLNTVDTAPDGGKRASGVDGGYSSGIPGNVTDHVTDVRASGENTGGGEVKENLADGEPSSKWLVFEPTGWVEFDLDKPVKVAEYALTSANDHAERDPRDWTLKGSADGKDWKTLDTRSGETFAERFQTKAYDIAEPAEYRHLRLEVSENNGAPDILQVADVQFSTGGSDGPVPQDMLSLVDRGPSGSPTAKAGAGFTGKRALRYAGRHTADGRAYSYNKVYDVNVAVGRDTRLSYRVFPSMADGDLDYDATNVAVDLAFTDGTSLSGLGATDQHGFPLSPRGQGAAKVLYVNQWNNVVSRIGSVAAGKTVDRILVAYDSPKGPAKFRGWLDDITLKAVAPEKPKAHPSDYALTTRGTLSSGGFSRGNNFPATAVPHGFNFWTPVTNAGSLSWLYDYARANNADNLPTIQAFSASHEPSPWMGDRQTFQVMPSAASGTPDTGREARELAFRHENETARPYYYGVRFENGLKAEMAPTDHAAVLRFTYPGDDASVLFDNVTDQAGLTLDKENGIVAGYSDVKSGLSTGATRLFVYGEFDKPVTEGSAGGVKGYLRFDAGSDRTVTLRLATSLIGLDQAKDNLRQEIPDGTSFDTVKARAQRQWDRLLGKVEVEGATQDQLTTLYSSLYRLYLYPNSGFEKVGSKYQYASPISPMPGPDTPTHTGAKIVDGKVYVNNGFWDTYRTTWPAYSLLTPRQAGEMVDGFVQQYKDGGWTSRWSSPGYADLMTGTSSDVAFADAYVKGVDFDAKSAYDAAVKNATVVPPSSGVGRKGMATSPFLGYTSTETHEGLSWALEGYLNDYGIARMGQALHRETGEKRYKEEAEYLLNRARDYVNLFDGKAGFFQGRDEKGDWRVESSQYDPRVWGYDYTETNGWGYAFTAPQDSRGLANLYGGRSGLADKLDEYFATPETASPEFVGSYGGVIHEMTEARDVRMGMYGHSNQVAHHAVYMYDAAGQPWKAQKNVREVLSRLYVGSEIGQGYHGDEDNGEQSAWFLFSALGFYPLVMGSGEYAIGSPLFTKATVRLENGRELVVKAPRNSARNVYVQGLKVNGVPWRSTSLPHSLIAKGGVLEFDMGPRPSSWGTGGNAAPVSITKDDEVPVPRADVLEGEGALFDNTSATQASVTSVDLPVSEAARTVQYTLTSPSDRTKAPTGWTLQGSDDGTTWRTLDKRSGESFAWDRQTRAFSVGSPGTYGKYRLVFDGEAVVSEVELLA; encoded by the coding sequence ATGCAGCAGAGAGCTCGGCACAGATGGGGTAAGGCGGTCGTGTCGGCGGCCGCCTTTTGTTTGGCCGTGGGCTCGCAGGGCGCGGCGGTCGCCCTGCCTCAGGCGCCCGCGACGGCCGACCGGGAGTTCGCGTCCTCGTTCGAAGCGGGCGATCCGGCACCCGACTGGCTCAATACCGTGGACACCGCGCCGGACGGCGGCAAGCGGGCCTCGGGCGTCGACGGCGGCTACAGCAGCGGCATTCCGGGCAATGTGACCGACCATGTCACGGACGTACGGGCGAGCGGCGAGAACACCGGCGGCGGGGAGGTGAAGGAGAACCTCGCCGACGGGGAGCCGAGCAGCAAATGGCTGGTCTTCGAACCCACCGGGTGGGTGGAGTTCGACCTGGACAAACCGGTGAAGGTCGCTGAATACGCGCTCACCTCGGCCAATGACCATGCCGAGCGCGACCCGCGGGACTGGACCCTGAAGGGCTCCGCGGACGGCAAGGACTGGAAGACCCTCGACACCCGCTCCGGAGAGACGTTCGCCGAACGGTTCCAGACAAAGGCGTACGACATAGCGGAACCGGCCGAGTACCGGCATCTCCGGCTGGAGGTCTCCGAGAACAACGGCGCCCCCGACATTCTGCAAGTCGCCGACGTCCAGTTCTCGACCGGCGGCAGCGACGGCCCCGTCCCGCAGGACATGCTCTCCCTCGTCGACCGCGGCCCGAGCGGCTCGCCGACCGCGAAGGCGGGCGCGGGCTTCACCGGCAAGCGGGCCCTCAGGTACGCCGGACGTCATACGGCGGACGGGCGGGCGTACTCGTACAACAAGGTCTACGACGTGAACGTGGCCGTCGGCCGCGACACCCGGCTGTCGTACCGCGTCTTCCCGTCGATGGCGGACGGCGACCTCGACTACGACGCCACGAACGTCGCGGTCGACCTGGCCTTCACCGACGGCACCTCTCTGAGTGGCCTCGGCGCCACCGACCAGCACGGCTTCCCGCTGTCGCCGCGCGGGCAGGGCGCGGCGAAGGTGCTGTACGTCAACCAGTGGAACAACGTGGTCTCGCGGATCGGGTCGGTCGCGGCGGGCAAGACCGTCGACCGGATCCTCGTGGCGTACGACTCCCCCAAGGGCCCGGCGAAGTTCCGGGGCTGGCTGGACGACATCACGCTGAAGGCCGTGGCGCCCGAGAAGCCGAAGGCCCACCCCTCCGACTACGCGCTCACCACCCGCGGCACCCTCTCCAGCGGCGGCTTCTCGCGCGGCAACAACTTCCCGGCGACCGCCGTGCCGCACGGCTTCAACTTCTGGACGCCGGTGACGAACGCGGGCTCGCTGAGCTGGCTGTACGACTACGCACGCGCGAACAACGCCGACAACCTGCCGACGATCCAGGCGTTCAGCGCCAGTCACGAGCCCAGCCCCTGGATGGGTGACCGGCAGACCTTCCAGGTGATGCCGTCGGCCGCCTCCGGCACCCCGGACACCGGGCGTGAGGCACGCGAGCTCGCCTTCCGGCACGAGAACGAGACCGCGCGGCCGTACTACTACGGGGTGCGGTTCGAGAACGGGCTGAAGGCGGAGATGGCGCCGACCGATCACGCGGCGGTGCTGCGCTTCACCTACCCGGGCGACGACGCGAGCGTCCTCTTCGACAACGTGACCGATCAGGCCGGGCTCACGCTCGACAAGGAGAACGGGATCGTCGCCGGCTACTCGGACGTGAAGTCCGGGCTGTCGACGGGTGCGACACGGTTGTTCGTGTACGGCGAGTTCGACAAGCCCGTGACCGAGGGCTCCGCCGGCGGAGTGAAGGGCTACCTCCGCTTCGACGCCGGATCCGACCGGACCGTCACCCTCCGCCTCGCGACCTCGCTCATCGGCCTCGACCAGGCGAAGGACAACCTCCGCCAGGAGATCCCCGACGGCACCTCCTTCGACACGGTGAAGGCGCGCGCCCAGCGCCAGTGGGACCGGCTGCTCGGCAAGGTCGAGGTGGAGGGCGCGACGCAGGACCAGCTGACCACGCTGTACTCCAGCCTGTACCGGCTGTACCTGTATCCCAACTCCGGCTTCGAGAAGGTGGGTTCGAAGTACCAGTACGCGTCACCGATCTCACCCATGCCGGGTCCCGACACGCCGACGCACACCGGCGCGAAGATCGTGGACGGCAAGGTCTACGTGAACAACGGCTTCTGGGACACCTATCGGACGACGTGGCCCGCGTACTCGCTCCTGACGCCCCGTCAGGCGGGCGAGATGGTCGACGGGTTCGTGCAGCAGTACAAGGACGGCGGCTGGACCTCCCGCTGGTCCTCCCCCGGCTACGCCGACCTCATGACCGGCACCTCCTCGGACGTCGCCTTCGCCGACGCGTACGTCAAGGGCGTCGACTTCGACGCGAAGTCGGCGTACGACGCGGCCGTGAAGAACGCGACGGTGGTGCCCCCGTCGTCGGGCGTGGGCCGCAAGGGCATGGCGACCTCGCCCTTCCTCGGTTACACGAGCACCGAGACGCACGAGGGCCTGTCGTGGGCGCTGGAGGGCTACCTCAACGACTACGGCATCGCACGGATGGGCCAGGCGCTGCACCGGGAGACGGGCGAGAAGCGGTACAAGGAGGAGGCGGAGTACTTGCTCAACCGCGCCCGGGACTACGTGAACCTGTTCGACGGGAAGGCCGGCTTCTTCCAGGGCCGGGACGAGAAGGGCGACTGGCGCGTCGAGTCGTCCCAGTACGACCCGCGGGTGTGGGGGTACGACTACACGGAGACGAACGGCTGGGGGTACGCCTTCACGGCGCCCCAGGACAGCCGGGGCCTGGCCAACCTCTACGGCGGCCGCAGCGGCCTGGCTGACAAGCTCGACGAGTACTTCGCCACCCCGGAGACGGCCTCCCCCGAATTCGTCGGCTCCTACGGGGGCGTCATCCATGAGATGACGGAGGCGCGGGACGTGCGGATGGGCATGTACGGGCACTCCAACCAGGTCGCCCACCACGCCGTCTACATGTACGACGCGGCCGGGCAGCCCTGGAAGGCGCAGAAGAACGTCCGCGAGGTGCTGTCGCGGCTGTACGTCGGCAGCGAGATCGGGCAGGGCTACCACGGTGACGAGGACAACGGCGAGCAGTCGGCCTGGTTCCTCTTCTCCGCGCTGGGCTTCTATCCGCTGGTGATGGGCAGTGGCGAGTACGCCATCGGGTCGCCCTTGTTCACCAAGGCGACGGTCCGTCTGGAGAACGGCCGGGAGCTGGTCGTCAAGGCGCCGAGGAACAGCGCGCGCAATGTGTACGTACAGGGCCTGAAGGTCAACGGCGTTCCCTGGAGGTCGACTTCGCTCCCCCACTCGCTGATCGCGAAGGGCGGGGTCCTGGAGTTCGACATGGGGCCGCGGCCCTCCTCGTGGGGCACCGGCGGGAACGCGGCGCCGGTGTCGATCACCAAGGACGACGAGGTGCCGGTGCCGCGGGCGGATGTACTGGAGGGTGAAGGGGCCCTGTTCGACAACACCTCGGCGACTCAGGCGAGTGTCACTTCGGTGGATCTGCCGGTGTCCGAGGCCGCCAGGACGGTGCAGTACACCCTCACATCGCCCTCGGACCGGACGAAGGCGCCGACCGGCTGGACGCTCCAGGGATCCGACGACGGGACCACGTGGCGGACCCTCGACAAGCGCTCCGGGGAGTCCTTCGCCTGGGACCGGCAGACACGGGCGTTCTCCGTGGGGTCTCCGGGTACGTACGGGAAGTACCGCCTGGTGTTCGACGGTGAGGCGGTCGTGTCGGAAGTCGAACTGCTCGCCTGA
- the ngcE gene encoding N-acetylglucosamine/diacetylchitobiose ABC transporter substrate-binding protein produces MGSTSAENPEKNGSAGVGRRDLIKRSAALGLIAVPTMSFLSACATGGGGGEEKESKAPGGAKSATNPLGVEKGVALEAFIFKGGLGDQYAKDAEADYKATYGAPVKHTGTQQVGPKLTPRFAGGNPPDVIDNSGADHLDMNKLSTQGQLQDLQALLDAPSMDDSSKKISEVIHPSTIEKGKHGDTFDVLYYAFTIYGTWYSQKALDDNGWEYPKTLDEMVKLCGEIKKKGIAPWTYAGKYPYYVHFNLFAQIAKIGGMDGWIAIDNLEPNAWTSNDAVKTVVEHYEELAAKKYFLEGSQGLTHIQSQTAWNKGKAIFIPNGSWVENEAAPTTPKDFQMSVGALFDGGSGDKMPHGTLRAEPSEPYIVASKGKNPAGGMELLRIMLSKKHAQNFAKLVKSLTCVVDATEGMSLSPGLASASKAFKGAGDNIISLQLQEWYPSLTDEKIGGLTGQLLTGEMKAADWIKKTQQYADAVAKDDSVKKFKREK; encoded by the coding sequence ATGGGATCCACTTCCGCCGAGAACCCTGAGAAGAACGGCTCCGCAGGCGTCGGACGCCGCGATCTGATCAAGCGGTCCGCCGCGCTGGGTCTGATTGCCGTACCGACGATGAGTTTCCTGTCCGCGTGCGCCACCGGCGGTGGCGGCGGCGAGGAGAAGGAGAGCAAGGCGCCCGGCGGCGCGAAGTCCGCCACCAACCCGCTCGGCGTCGAGAAGGGCGTCGCCCTGGAGGCGTTCATCTTCAAGGGCGGCCTGGGCGACCAGTACGCCAAGGACGCGGAGGCCGACTACAAGGCCACGTACGGCGCCCCGGTCAAGCACACCGGCACCCAGCAGGTCGGGCCGAAGCTGACCCCGCGCTTCGCCGGCGGCAACCCGCCGGACGTCATCGACAACTCCGGCGCCGACCACCTGGACATGAACAAGCTGTCCACCCAGGGCCAGCTCCAGGACCTCCAGGCGCTGCTCGACGCCCCCTCGATGGACGACTCGAGCAAGAAGATCTCGGAGGTCATCCACCCGAGCACCATCGAGAAGGGCAAGCACGGCGACACCTTCGACGTGCTCTATTACGCCTTCACCATCTACGGCACCTGGTATTCGCAGAAGGCCCTCGACGACAACGGCTGGGAATACCCCAAGACCCTCGACGAGATGGTCAAGCTGTGCGGCGAGATCAAGAAGAAGGGCATCGCGCCCTGGACGTACGCCGGAAAGTATCCGTACTACGTCCACTTCAACCTGTTCGCACAGATCGCCAAGATCGGCGGCATGGACGGCTGGATCGCCATCGACAACCTGGAGCCCAACGCCTGGACCAGCAACGACGCGGTGAAGACGGTCGTCGAGCACTATGAGGAGCTGGCCGCCAAGAAGTACTTCCTGGAGGGCAGCCAGGGCCTGACGCACATTCAGTCGCAGACCGCCTGGAACAAGGGCAAAGCCATCTTCATCCCGAACGGCTCCTGGGTGGAGAACGAGGCGGCCCCGACCACGCCCAAGGACTTCCAGATGTCCGTGGGCGCCCTCTTCGACGGCGGCAGCGGCGACAAGATGCCGCACGGAACGCTCCGCGCCGAGCCCAGCGAGCCGTACATCGTGGCGAGCAAGGGCAAGAACCCGGCCGGCGGTATGGAACTGCTGCGCATCATGCTGTCCAAGAAGCACGCGCAGAATTTCGCCAAGCTGGTGAAGTCGCTGACCTGTGTCGTCGACGCCACCGAGGGCATGAGTCTCTCGCCGGGCCTCGCCTCGGCGAGCAAGGCGTTCAAGGGGGCCGGCGACAACATCATCAGCCTCCAGCTCCAGGAGTGGTACCCCTCGCTCACGGACGAGAAGATCGGCGGTCTCACCGGGCAGCTGCTCACCGGTGAGATGAAGGCGGCCGACTGGATCAAGAAGACGCAGCAATACGCCGACGCCGTGGCGAAGGACGACTCCGTGAAGAAGTTCAAGCGCGAGAAGTAG
- a CDS encoding response regulator transcription factor encodes MRVLIVEDEPYLAEAVRDGLRLEAIAADIAGDGDRALELLSVNSYDLAVLDRDIPGPSGDEVARRIVASGSGIPILMLTAADRIDDKASGFELGADDYLTKPFELRELVLRLRALDRRRAYARPPVREIAGLRLDPFRREVFRDGRYVALTRKQFAVLEVLVAAEGGVVSTEELLERAWDENADPFTNAVRITVSALRKRLGEPWIIATVPGVGYRIDTGPGTTRPGSTHA; translated from the coding sequence ATGCGCGTACTGATCGTGGAGGACGAGCCCTACCTGGCCGAAGCCGTCCGTGACGGTCTGCGGCTGGAGGCGATCGCCGCCGACATCGCCGGGGACGGCGACCGCGCCCTGGAACTGCTCAGCGTCAACTCCTACGACCTCGCGGTCCTCGACCGCGACATCCCGGGCCCCTCCGGTGACGAGGTCGCCCGGCGCATCGTCGCCTCCGGCAGCGGCATCCCGATCCTGATGCTCACCGCCGCCGACCGGATCGACGACAAGGCGTCCGGGTTCGAGCTCGGTGCCGACGACTACCTCACCAAGCCGTTCGAGCTGCGGGAGCTCGTCCTGCGGCTGAGGGCGCTCGACCGCAGGCGCGCGTATGCCCGGCCCCCGGTCCGCGAGATCGCGGGCCTGCGCCTCGACCCGTTCCGCCGGGAGGTCTTCCGCGACGGGCGCTACGTCGCGCTCACCCGCAAGCAGTTCGCCGTGCTCGAAGTCCTCGTCGCCGCCGAAGGCGGGGTCGTCAGCACCGAAGAGCTGCTGGAGCGGGCCTGGGACGAGAACGCCGACCCCTTCACCAACGCCGTGCGCATCACGGTCTCCGCATTGCGCAAACGGCTCGGCGAACCATGGATCATCGCCACGGTGCCGGGTGTCGGCTACCGCATCGACACCGGCCCCGGCACCACCCGCCCCGGCAGTACACATGCGTAG